Proteins encoded within one genomic window of Macaca fascicularis isolate 582-1 chromosome 16, T2T-MFA8v1.1:
- the SPHK1 gene encoding sphingosine kinase 1 isoform X2 — protein sequence MSAQVLGFLRSWAPLPLAAPRDPAAAGNDAGAPTATAPDGEGEPHSRPCDARLGSTDKELKAGAAATGSAPTAPGTPRQRKPRVEVMDPAGGPRGVLPRSCRVLVLLNPRGGKGKALQLFRSHVQPLLAEAEISFTLMLTERRNHARELVRSEELGRWDALVVMSGDGLMHEVVNGLMERPDWETAIQKPLCSLPAGSGNALAASLNHYAGYEQVTNEDLLTNCTRLLCRRLLSPMNLLSLHTASGLRLFSVLSLAWGFIADVDLESEKYRRLGEMRFTLGTFLRLAALRTYRGRLAYLPVGRAGSKTPVSPVVVQQGPVDAHLVPLEEPVPSHWTVVPDQDFVLVLALLHSHLGSEMFAAPMGRCAAGVMHLFYVRAGVSRAMLLRLFLAMEKGRHMEYECPYLVYMPVVAFRLEPEDGRGVFTVDGELMVSEAVQGQVHPNYFWMVSDCVEPLPSWKPQQTPPPEEPL from the exons ATGTCCGCTCAAGTTCTGGGATTTTTACGCAGCTGGGCTCCCCTTCCCCTGGCAGCCCCGAGGG ATCCAGCCGCCGCAGGGAATGACGCCGGTGCTCCTACAGCCACGGCTCCGGACGGGGAGGGCGAGCCCCACAGCCGGCCCTGCGACGCCCGCCTGGGCAGCACCGATAAGGAGCTGAAGGCAGGAGCCGCCGCCACGGGCAGTGCCCCGACAGCGCCAGGGACCCCCCGGCAGAGGAAGCCACGGGTCGAGGTTATGGATCCAG CGGGCGGCCCCCGGGGCGTGCTCCCGCGGTCCTGCCGCGTGCTGGTGCTGCTGAACCCGCGTGGCGGCAAGGGCAAGGCCCTGCAGCTCTTCCGGAGTCACGTGCAGCCCCTTTTGGCTGAGGCTGAAATCTCCTTCACGCTGATGCTCACTG AGCGGCGGAACCATGCGCGGGAGCTGGTGCGGTCGGAGGAGCTGGGCCGCTGGGACGCTCTGGTGGTCATGTCTGGAGACGGACTGATGCACGAG GTGGTGAACGGGCTCATGGAGCGGCCTGACTGGGAGACCGCCATCCAGAAGCCCCTGTGTAGCCTCCCAGCAGGCTCTGGCAACGCGCTGGCAGCTTCCTTGAACCATTATGCTGG CTATGAGCAGGTCACCAATGAAGACCTCCTGACCAACTGCACGCGGTTGCTGTGCCGCCGGCTACTGTCACCCATGAACTTGCTGTCTCTGCACACGGCTTCGGGGCTGCGCCTCTTCTCTGTGCTAAGCCTGGCCTGGGGCTTCATTGCTGATGTGGACCTAGAGAGTGAGAAGTATCGGCGCCTGGGGGAGATGCGCTTCACTCTGGGCACCTTCCTGCGTCTGGCAGCCCTGCGCACTTACCGTGGCCGACTGGCCTACCTCCCTGTAGGAAGAGCCGGCTCTAAGACACCTGTTTCCCCCGTTGTGGTCCAGCAGGGCCCCGTAGATGCACACCTTGTGCCATTGGAGGAGCCAGTGCCCTCTCACTGGACAGTGGTGCCCGACCAGGATTTCGTGCTGGTGCTAGCGCTGCTGCACTCGCACCTGGGCAGCGAGATGTTTGCGGCACCCATGGGCCGCTGTGCAGCTGGTGTCATGCATCTGTTCTATGTGCGGGCGGGAGTGTCTCGGGCCATGCTGCTGCGCCTCTTCCTGGCCATGGAGAAGGGCAGACATATGGAATATGAATGCCCTTACTTGGTATACATGCCTGTGGTCGCCTTCCGCTTAGAGCCCGAGGATGGGAGAGGTGTGTTTACAGTGGATGGGGAATTGATGGTTAGCGAGGCTGTGCAGGGCCAGGTGCACCCAAACTACTTCTGGATGGTCAGTGATTGCGTGGAGCCCCTGCCCAGCTGGAAGCCCCAGCAGACGCCACCTCCAGAAGAGCCCTTATGA
- the SPHK1 gene encoding sphingosine kinase 1 isoform X1 produces MRERATPRAWSRDLVGPSPPLGAAAPDSASAVFSTSDPAAAGNDAGAPTATAPDGEGEPHSRPCDARLGSTDKELKAGAAATGSAPTAPGTPRQRKPRVEVMDPAGGPRGVLPRSCRVLVLLNPRGGKGKALQLFRSHVQPLLAEAEISFTLMLTERRNHARELVRSEELGRWDALVVMSGDGLMHEVVNGLMERPDWETAIQKPLCSLPAGSGNALAASLNHYAGYEQVTNEDLLTNCTRLLCRRLLSPMNLLSLHTASGLRLFSVLSLAWGFIADVDLESEKYRRLGEMRFTLGTFLRLAALRTYRGRLAYLPVGRAGSKTPVSPVVVQQGPVDAHLVPLEEPVPSHWTVVPDQDFVLVLALLHSHLGSEMFAAPMGRCAAGVMHLFYVRAGVSRAMLLRLFLAMEKGRHMEYECPYLVYMPVVAFRLEPEDGRGVFTVDGELMVSEAVQGQVHPNYFWMVSDCVEPLPSWKPQQTPPPEEPL; encoded by the exons ATGCGGGAGCGCGCAACTCCCCGCGCGTGGTCCCGGGATTTAGTCGGGCCCTCCCCGCCTTTGGGAGCTGCGGCTCCGGACTCCGCCAGCGCTGTCTTCTCTACCTCAGATCCAGCCGCCGCAGGGAATGACGCCGGTGCTCCTACAGCCACGGCTCCGGACGGGGAGGGCGAGCCCCACAGCCGGCCCTGCGACGCCCGCCTGGGCAGCACCGATAAGGAGCTGAAGGCAGGAGCCGCCGCCACGGGCAGTGCCCCGACAGCGCCAGGGACCCCCCGGCAGAGGAAGCCACGGGTCGAGGTTATGGATCCAG CGGGCGGCCCCCGGGGCGTGCTCCCGCGGTCCTGCCGCGTGCTGGTGCTGCTGAACCCGCGTGGCGGCAAGGGCAAGGCCCTGCAGCTCTTCCGGAGTCACGTGCAGCCCCTTTTGGCTGAGGCTGAAATCTCCTTCACGCTGATGCTCACTG AGCGGCGGAACCATGCGCGGGAGCTGGTGCGGTCGGAGGAGCTGGGCCGCTGGGACGCTCTGGTGGTCATGTCTGGAGACGGACTGATGCACGAG GTGGTGAACGGGCTCATGGAGCGGCCTGACTGGGAGACCGCCATCCAGAAGCCCCTGTGTAGCCTCCCAGCAGGCTCTGGCAACGCGCTGGCAGCTTCCTTGAACCATTATGCTGG CTATGAGCAGGTCACCAATGAAGACCTCCTGACCAACTGCACGCGGTTGCTGTGCCGCCGGCTACTGTCACCCATGAACTTGCTGTCTCTGCACACGGCTTCGGGGCTGCGCCTCTTCTCTGTGCTAAGCCTGGCCTGGGGCTTCATTGCTGATGTGGACCTAGAGAGTGAGAAGTATCGGCGCCTGGGGGAGATGCGCTTCACTCTGGGCACCTTCCTGCGTCTGGCAGCCCTGCGCACTTACCGTGGCCGACTGGCCTACCTCCCTGTAGGAAGAGCCGGCTCTAAGACACCTGTTTCCCCCGTTGTGGTCCAGCAGGGCCCCGTAGATGCACACCTTGTGCCATTGGAGGAGCCAGTGCCCTCTCACTGGACAGTGGTGCCCGACCAGGATTTCGTGCTGGTGCTAGCGCTGCTGCACTCGCACCTGGGCAGCGAGATGTTTGCGGCACCCATGGGCCGCTGTGCAGCTGGTGTCATGCATCTGTTCTATGTGCGGGCGGGAGTGTCTCGGGCCATGCTGCTGCGCCTCTTCCTGGCCATGGAGAAGGGCAGACATATGGAATATGAATGCCCTTACTTGGTATACATGCCTGTGGTCGCCTTCCGCTTAGAGCCCGAGGATGGGAGAGGTGTGTTTACAGTGGATGGGGAATTGATGGTTAGCGAGGCTGTGCAGGGCCAGGTGCACCCAAACTACTTCTGGATGGTCAGTGATTGCGTGGAGCCCCTGCCCAGCTGGAAGCCCCAGCAGACGCCACCTCCAGAAGAGCCCTTATGA
- the SPHK1 gene encoding sphingosine kinase 1 isoform X3: protein MDPAGGPRGVLPRSCRVLVLLNPRGGKGKALQLFRSHVQPLLAEAEISFTLMLTERRNHARELVRSEELGRWDALVVMSGDGLMHEVVNGLMERPDWETAIQKPLCSLPAGSGNALAASLNHYAGYEQVTNEDLLTNCTRLLCRRLLSPMNLLSLHTASGLRLFSVLSLAWGFIADVDLESEKYRRLGEMRFTLGTFLRLAALRTYRGRLAYLPVGRAGSKTPVSPVVVQQGPVDAHLVPLEEPVPSHWTVVPDQDFVLVLALLHSHLGSEMFAAPMGRCAAGVMHLFYVRAGVSRAMLLRLFLAMEKGRHMEYECPYLVYMPVVAFRLEPEDGRGVFTVDGELMVSEAVQGQVHPNYFWMVSDCVEPLPSWKPQQTPPPEEPL from the exons ATGGATCCAG CGGGCGGCCCCCGGGGCGTGCTCCCGCGGTCCTGCCGCGTGCTGGTGCTGCTGAACCCGCGTGGCGGCAAGGGCAAGGCCCTGCAGCTCTTCCGGAGTCACGTGCAGCCCCTTTTGGCTGAGGCTGAAATCTCCTTCACGCTGATGCTCACTG AGCGGCGGAACCATGCGCGGGAGCTGGTGCGGTCGGAGGAGCTGGGCCGCTGGGACGCTCTGGTGGTCATGTCTGGAGACGGACTGATGCACGAG GTGGTGAACGGGCTCATGGAGCGGCCTGACTGGGAGACCGCCATCCAGAAGCCCCTGTGTAGCCTCCCAGCAGGCTCTGGCAACGCGCTGGCAGCTTCCTTGAACCATTATGCTGG CTATGAGCAGGTCACCAATGAAGACCTCCTGACCAACTGCACGCGGTTGCTGTGCCGCCGGCTACTGTCACCCATGAACTTGCTGTCTCTGCACACGGCTTCGGGGCTGCGCCTCTTCTCTGTGCTAAGCCTGGCCTGGGGCTTCATTGCTGATGTGGACCTAGAGAGTGAGAAGTATCGGCGCCTGGGGGAGATGCGCTTCACTCTGGGCACCTTCCTGCGTCTGGCAGCCCTGCGCACTTACCGTGGCCGACTGGCCTACCTCCCTGTAGGAAGAGCCGGCTCTAAGACACCTGTTTCCCCCGTTGTGGTCCAGCAGGGCCCCGTAGATGCACACCTTGTGCCATTGGAGGAGCCAGTGCCCTCTCACTGGACAGTGGTGCCCGACCAGGATTTCGTGCTGGTGCTAGCGCTGCTGCACTCGCACCTGGGCAGCGAGATGTTTGCGGCACCCATGGGCCGCTGTGCAGCTGGTGTCATGCATCTGTTCTATGTGCGGGCGGGAGTGTCTCGGGCCATGCTGCTGCGCCTCTTCCTGGCCATGGAGAAGGGCAGACATATGGAATATGAATGCCCTTACTTGGTATACATGCCTGTGGTCGCCTTCCGCTTAGAGCCCGAGGATGGGAGAGGTGTGTTTACAGTGGATGGGGAATTGATGGTTAGCGAGGCTGTGCAGGGCCAGGTGCACCCAAACTACTTCTGGATGGTCAGTGATTGCGTGGAGCCCCTGCCCAGCTGGAAGCCCCAGCAGACGCCACCTCCAGAAGAGCCCTTATGA